From Trueperella pecoris, a single genomic window includes:
- a CDS encoding DUF2326 domain-containing protein, giving the protein MLVEFDSDAFFHDEQRPGPLRLSEGLNTVLGTENTENSIGKSTTLLAIDFCFGGSDYVDKAKDVIKNIGHHEIRFAFLLGGETHCFRRATDTPTAITLCDKNYRPLRTMTLDDFKTFVGTQYGLQDTGISLRQAVSNFFRIWQRKNSDVDHPLLAHPRDTQADGVKRLLMLFDEYTKLQGFMTAKDETARELDLFHAAGRYYDFPRARNITEVNNNTQRIEDLQTERDQAGIRAGLTAKDYTSAQQAAINEVQAEREPLLRRFNQLGRQINAMRRAKGISSDVSLTKKFDALREFFPEANIEHIENIEHFHRSIRQVLDAEFKAETKQLEEERGRIQQRLGQLNSRLEELSVAPTATQADIRAYSELDRQIRSLANANKAFLEEQRLMASKKEAAEALARESTSILQGIEDQLNTVMQRIDGEITGEERTPPSIKIPEVGKYSYEIENDSGTGSTQRGLISFDLAMLETTLLPAVAHDSMLVQPIEDQAFDGIAKVYARQRKQIFLAIDKISRYSEETRQILTESAFVHLESGRELFGRSRSKKKKRKVADSE; this is encoded by the coding sequence ATGTTGGTCGAGTTCGACAGTGACGCGTTCTTTCACGACGAACAACGCCCTGGCCCGCTGCGCTTGAGCGAGGGGCTGAACACAGTGCTCGGTACTGAAAACACCGAGAACTCCATCGGCAAATCCACCACGCTTTTGGCCATCGACTTCTGCTTCGGCGGTTCTGACTACGTCGACAAAGCCAAAGACGTCATCAAGAACATCGGCCATCACGAGATTCGCTTCGCGTTCCTCCTCGGCGGAGAGACTCACTGCTTTCGGCGAGCCACCGACACGCCGACAGCGATCACCCTCTGCGATAAGAACTACCGCCCGCTGCGCACCATGACACTCGACGACTTCAAGACCTTTGTCGGCACCCAGTATGGACTTCAAGATACTGGCATCAGTCTCCGTCAAGCAGTCAGCAACTTCTTCCGGATCTGGCAACGCAAGAACTCCGATGTCGACCACCCACTCCTTGCGCACCCCCGAGACACCCAGGCAGACGGCGTCAAGCGTCTACTGATGCTGTTCGATGAGTACACCAAGCTTCAAGGCTTCATGACTGCTAAGGATGAGACTGCTCGAGAGCTTGACCTGTTCCATGCAGCCGGGCGGTACTACGATTTCCCCCGGGCAAGGAACATCACCGAGGTCAATAACAACACCCAGCGAATCGAAGACCTCCAGACCGAACGCGACCAAGCAGGAATCCGCGCAGGATTGACTGCTAAGGACTACACCTCAGCCCAACAGGCAGCCATCAACGAGGTGCAGGCAGAACGCGAGCCCTTGCTGCGGCGCTTCAACCAGCTCGGTCGACAAATCAACGCCATGCGACGGGCCAAGGGCATCTCATCCGACGTCAGCCTGACCAAGAAGTTCGATGCGCTGCGCGAATTCTTCCCAGAGGCAAATATCGAACACATCGAAAACATCGAACACTTCCACCGCAGCATCCGTCAGGTTCTAGACGCCGAGTTCAAAGCAGAAACCAAGCAGTTGGAAGAAGAACGTGGGCGAATTCAGCAGCGCCTAGGACAACTCAACTCCCGGCTCGAGGAGCTTTCCGTCGCACCAACCGCAACCCAGGCCGATATCCGCGCCTACAGCGAACTAGACCGACAGATCCGGTCCCTCGCCAACGCGAACAAGGCCTTCCTCGAAGAGCAGCGACTCATGGCATCCAAAAAGGAAGCCGCCGAGGCGCTCGCTAGAGAATCCACGTCGATCCTGCAGGGCATCGAAGACCAGCTCAACACTGTCATGCAGCGTATCGACGGGGAGATCACCGGCGAAGAGCGAACCCCGCCAAGCATTAAGATCCCCGAAGTCGGCAAGTATTCCTACGAGATCGAGAACGACTCCGGCACCGGCTCCACCCAGCGCGGGCTGATCTCATTCGACCTGGCGATGCTGGAGACGACCCTGCTTCCCGCAGTTGCCCACGATTCGATGCTCGTTCAGCCCATCGAAGACCAGGCATTCGACGGCATCGCGAAAGTTTACGCGCGCCAGCGCAAACAAATCTTCCTCGCGATCGACAAGATCAGCCGCTACTCCGAGGAGACACGGCAGATCCTGACCGAGTCTGCATTCGTCCACCTCGAGTCCGGCAGAGAACTGTTCGGCCGTTCACGGAGCAAAAAGAAGAAGAGGAAGGTCGCCGACAGTGAGTAA
- a CDS encoding ABC-three component system protein, which yields MSQLCFATFARALQKVLIQPAANYSTPTRKGDKQPSTARPKMTSTDAYIVEVLLRWIQDFAPVADKDGWDVWRTPKTVSGLLRQDIELHTGFGPVLKQPGLRGAAREAFSKIAQDIAPMREIDFKTELIELIKDDPEVSADAAEDLLYIADKDDGSFYADTFISAISRPNKKRAGIGSITEADVVLAARNGDLCPVCRKERLVKTVKGERRPFFEIVSFTIDDESSETDREAVCVKCAKLVPANDTLLEVPDVINKLRDIRNRRIAATALQDTAFDSQLHPAIVSVIETLGERIVNRAIPELTLDAVRVAEKVKPEYFELAERIKIHVLQWYRIIEQEFHALEGGRGRSRFDAIAGQVADFYDQASQHTDDQQAIFDQVADWIHANSDSTNLSASIIVACFFVQNCEVFDATA from the coding sequence ATGAGCCAGTTGTGCTTCGCGACCTTCGCCCGTGCCCTACAGAAGGTGCTGATCCAGCCAGCCGCGAACTACAGCACGCCGACTCGCAAGGGTGACAAGCAGCCTTCGACGGCGCGCCCAAAGATGACCTCAACTGACGCCTACATCGTGGAGGTGCTCTTGCGCTGGATTCAGGACTTCGCCCCGGTTGCGGACAAGGATGGGTGGGACGTGTGGCGCACACCCAAGACGGTCAGTGGGCTGCTCAGGCAGGACATCGAGCTGCACACCGGCTTCGGGCCCGTTCTGAAGCAACCTGGACTACGTGGGGCTGCACGTGAAGCGTTCAGCAAGATCGCCCAAGATATTGCGCCAATGCGCGAGATTGACTTCAAGACCGAGCTGATCGAACTCATCAAAGATGATCCCGAGGTCAGCGCCGATGCAGCTGAAGATCTGCTGTACATCGCAGACAAAGATGACGGTTCGTTTTACGCTGATACGTTTATCTCAGCTATCTCAAGGCCGAATAAGAAACGAGCCGGTATCGGATCGATCACTGAAGCAGATGTCGTGCTTGCGGCCCGCAATGGAGACTTGTGTCCTGTCTGCCGCAAAGAGCGACTGGTGAAGACCGTTAAAGGTGAACGGCGACCATTCTTCGAGATTGTCTCCTTCACCATTGACGACGAAAGCTCTGAAACTGACCGGGAAGCAGTGTGTGTCAAGTGCGCCAAACTCGTCCCCGCCAATGACACGTTGCTTGAAGTACCTGATGTCATAAACAAACTCCGAGACATTCGAAATCGCAGGATCGCTGCAACAGCCCTTCAGGACACCGCGTTCGATTCACAACTCCACCCGGCGATCGTCTCTGTCATCGAAACGCTTGGGGAACGCATCGTCAATAGAGCTATCCCGGAGCTAACGTTGGATGCGGTGCGAGTCGCTGAAAAGGTCAAGCCCGAGTACTTTGAGCTCGCCGAGCGGATCAAGATCCACGTCTTGCAGTGGTACCGCATCATCGAGCAAGAGTTCCACGCACTCGAAGGCGGCAGGGGTCGCAGCCGATTCGACGCGATCGCCGGGCAAGTCGCCGACTTCTACGACCAGGCATCCCAGCACACTGATGACCAGCAAGCGATATTCGATCAAGTTGCTGATTGGATCCACGCCAACTCCGACTCGACGAATCTCAGCGCGTCGATCATCGTTGCGTGCTTTTTCGTTCAAAACTGCGAGGTGTTCGATGCGACTGCCTAG
- a CDS encoding type I restriction-modification system subunit M: MSQLGSFIWGTADVLRGPYKASQYGNVILPMTILRRLDCVLADHQATIEPLVERFSNNPELLAAQVQRATGLPFYNTSPWTLRSLLGDPKGLEANLKQYVNGFSDNMDVFERFKLADEISTMAEKNILYIVVERFANIDLHPKTVTNAEMGDLYEYLIRTFNESSNEAPGEHFTPRDAIRLLVDLVFAGDDEALSTPGTIRSIYDPTVGTGGMLSIAEEHLTGSNDKPGLNPQAQLRLYGQEWNDHSYAVCKSDLLIKGYDSSNIQLGDTLADDKFAGQTFDYCMSNPPYGDDWKASQAAVMEDLKELGSASRFYAGSDKPKQNVPAVSDGQMLFLQHVVSKLRPKVKGGGRGGIVMNGSPLFNGGAESGPSNIRKWLLEHDLVDAIVALPTDMFYNTGIATYIWIVDNNKPEERQGKVQLIDGTEFYAKMRKKLGDKGRELTEANRATIVRLYADYVETEHCKIVPIDEFAYWQITVERPQRDSEGEIVTNARGKKQPDASLRDTERVPFTYNGNSRADEGRNETIKAYFDAEVQPYVPDAWIDEKKTKIGYEIPFTRHFYRYQPPRPLEEIDTELHQVTQEILALLSEVTD, translated from the coding sequence ATGAGCCAACTGGGGTCCTTCATCTGGGGTACAGCCGACGTTCTGCGAGGGCCGTATAAGGCCAGCCAGTACGGCAACGTCATCTTACCCATGACGATCCTGCGCCGTCTCGACTGCGTCCTGGCAGACCACCAGGCCACGATCGAACCGCTGGTGGAGCGCTTCAGCAACAACCCCGAACTGCTGGCCGCGCAGGTACAGCGGGCTACTGGACTGCCGTTCTACAACACCAGTCCATGGACTCTGCGGTCACTGCTGGGTGATCCAAAGGGACTCGAGGCGAACCTGAAGCAGTACGTCAACGGCTTCTCGGACAACATGGACGTCTTCGAACGGTTCAAGCTCGCCGACGAAATCAGCACCATGGCGGAGAAGAACATCCTCTACATCGTCGTCGAGCGGTTCGCCAACATCGACCTGCACCCCAAGACAGTCACGAACGCTGAGATGGGTGACCTGTACGAGTACCTGATCCGTACGTTCAACGAGTCCTCCAACGAGGCACCTGGTGAGCACTTCACTCCACGCGACGCTATCCGCCTGCTCGTCGATCTCGTCTTTGCTGGTGACGATGAGGCGCTCAGTACGCCGGGTACGATCCGGTCGATCTATGATCCTACGGTCGGCACCGGGGGGATGCTTTCCATCGCAGAAGAGCACTTGACGGGCAGTAATGACAAACCAGGCCTTAACCCGCAGGCACAGCTTCGGCTCTATGGGCAGGAGTGGAACGACCACTCCTACGCGGTATGTAAGTCTGACCTGCTGATCAAGGGCTACGATTCCAGCAACATCCAGCTCGGTGACACGCTTGCCGACGATAAGTTTGCCGGGCAGACGTTCGACTACTGCATGTCGAATCCACCGTACGGGGACGACTGGAAAGCCAGTCAGGCAGCCGTGATGGAGGATCTCAAAGAACTCGGCAGTGCCTCTCGATTCTATGCTGGTAGTGACAAGCCCAAACAGAATGTGCCCGCCGTCAGCGACGGGCAGATGCTGTTCCTCCAGCACGTGGTTAGCAAGCTACGTCCCAAGGTCAAGGGTGGGGGCCGTGGCGGCATCGTCATGAACGGTTCACCTCTGTTCAACGGCGGTGCAGAGTCCGGCCCCTCGAACATCCGTAAGTGGCTCCTCGAGCACGACCTCGTCGACGCGATCGTCGCACTGCCGACCGACATGTTCTACAACACCGGCATCGCCACCTACATCTGGATCGTCGATAACAACAAGCCCGAAGAACGCCAAGGCAAAGTGCAGCTCATCGACGGAACCGAGTTCTATGCCAAGATGCGCAAGAAGCTTGGCGACAAGGGTCGTGAACTCACCGAAGCTAACCGAGCAACGATCGTGCGCCTGTATGCCGACTACGTGGAGACAGAGCACTGCAAGATCGTCCCCATCGACGAGTTCGCATACTGGCAGATAACCGTCGAACGCCCCCAACGCGACAGCGAAGGCGAGATCGTAACGAACGCTCGGGGCAAGAAGCAGCCCGACGCGAGCCTGCGCGACACCGAACGCGTCCCGTTCACCTACAACGGCAACAGCCGCGCCGACGAAGGACGCAACGAAACCATCAAGGCCTACTTTGATGCCGAAGTGCAGCCCTACGTGCCCGACGCCTGGATCGACGAGAAGAAAACCAAGATCGGCTACGAGATCCCCTTCACCCGCCACTTCTACCGCTACCAGCCACCCCGCCCACTCGAAGAGATCGACACCGAACTCCACCAAGTCACCCAAGAAATCCTGGCGCTACTTAGCGAGGTGACGGACTGA
- a CDS encoding helix-turn-helix domain-containing protein, with translation MSKRIEFDLHVKPSYKPLWKLLVDKDKLKQDLREEAKLSSTSMARLNNGDNVTTDVLLRICQVLDCQIGDIVEVIPANEKKEEDA, from the coding sequence GTGAGTAAACGGATCGAGTTTGACCTCCACGTCAAGCCCTCCTACAAGCCCTTGTGGAAGCTGCTCGTGGACAAGGACAAGTTAAAGCAAGACCTCCGGGAGGAAGCCAAGCTCTCATCCACATCGATGGCTCGCCTCAACAACGGAGACAACGTCACCACCGACGTGCTCCTGCGGATCTGCCAAGTCCTCGACTGCCAGATCGGCGACATAGTCGAAGTCATACCTGCAAATGAAAAGAAAGAAGAAGACGCATGA
- a CDS encoding ABC-three component system middle component 7: MRLPSKVTPYSQSTLSQFPPILKHLSEQDLSPAALYKKVKSKFADVDEFADALDCLFALGQIELLYPEEVLHYVGRVRQ; this comes from the coding sequence ATGCGACTGCCTAGCAAAGTCACCCCCTATTCGCAGTCCACGCTGAGCCAGTTCCCGCCGATCCTGAAGCATCTGTCCGAGCAGGATCTCAGTCCCGCTGCCTTATACAAGAAGGTCAAATCGAAGTTCGCCGACGTGGACGAGTTCGCCGACGCCTTGGACTGCTTATTCGCACTCGGCCAGATCGAGCTGCTCTACCCGGAGGAGGTACTCCACTATGTTGGTCGAGTTCGACAGTGA
- a CDS encoding sigma-70 family RNA polymerase sigma factor: MSTQPHTNTPAPYSVRTKYFAGHEFKQIYVPSRLIDDVQQYAWIQLVDPPTGDIELKLSADEVLALLYDPTYVPEWKVAYLRTAYFGFRAAENARNRGDLSYSDWEVEVHDGPQYLNVSVHEEQVDSELVVEWLLSQVSDKQAEQIRLHVFERLSFVEIAREERPGADEAEVARRANSIGRSVKRGLKRLREFIETECPDLALFGGV, translated from the coding sequence TTGTCAACACAACCGCATACCAATACCCCCGCCCCCTACTCTGTGCGCACGAAGTATTTCGCAGGGCACGAGTTCAAGCAGATCTACGTCCCGTCCCGGCTCATCGACGATGTCCAGCAGTACGCATGGATCCAGCTCGTTGACCCACCGACTGGCGACATAGAGCTGAAGCTGAGCGCCGACGAGGTTCTCGCTTTGCTGTACGACCCGACGTACGTGCCGGAGTGGAAAGTCGCATACCTGCGCACTGCCTACTTCGGTTTTCGTGCCGCCGAGAACGCTCGAAACCGTGGCGACCTCTCCTATAGCGATTGGGAAGTCGAGGTTCATGACGGACCTCAGTATTTGAACGTCTCTGTTCACGAAGAACAGGTCGATAGCGAGCTGGTTGTCGAATGGCTGCTGTCTCAGGTCAGCGACAAGCAAGCGGAACAGATCCGCCTGCACGTGTTTGAGCGGCTCTCCTTCGTCGAGATCGCGCGTGAGGAGCGCCCCGGCGCTGACGAGGCCGAGGTAGCGCGGCGCGCGAACAGCATCGGGCGTTCGGTCAAGCGCGGCCTGAAGAGGCTTCGGGAATTCATCGAGACGGAGTGTCCGGATCTGGCTCTCTTCGGGGGCGTATGA
- a CDS encoding restriction endonuclease subunit S, with amino-acid sequence MNGVLPRSREATDGLQPESFDSYQLLKPGHLVFKLIDLQNVSTSRVGLSEDEGLVSPAYIVVQPSKEVLPRYAYWYFMDLYFRQVFNNLGEDGVRASLGWESLKELPFRLRSIEQQERIVQYLDAETAKIDHLIAKQRELIDLTTSRLQLWREHAFWGGATTDPFLNPPDGWELLRNRHILEHVEGRSDTGEEEMLSVSHITGVTPRSMKNVTMFEAESTVGYRLVAKDDLVINTMWAWMGALGVSRYEGLVSPSYNVYRFRDPDAVNPMYFDCMYRTAAYVSLMKANSRGIWESRLRLYPEVFLRLTSLVPSKDVQERLVSENRERTAEAERLIDRCSQAIQLLQERRSALVTAAVTGQIEV; translated from the coding sequence ATGAACGGTGTACTGCCGAGATCACGAGAAGCGACCGACGGCCTCCAGCCAGAATCTTTTGACTCGTATCAGTTGTTGAAGCCTGGCCATCTCGTATTCAAGCTGATTGACCTGCAGAACGTCTCAACAAGCCGAGTCGGTTTGTCAGAAGACGAAGGCCTCGTAAGTCCTGCATATATCGTGGTTCAGCCGTCCAAGGAGGTCTTGCCACGCTACGCATACTGGTACTTCATGGATCTCTACTTTCGACAGGTCTTCAATAACCTGGGTGAAGACGGGGTCCGAGCATCTCTCGGATGGGAAAGCCTGAAGGAATTGCCGTTCCGACTACGTTCAATTGAACAGCAGGAGCGGATCGTCCAGTATCTCGATGCTGAGACGGCGAAGATCGACCACCTCATCGCCAAACAACGCGAGTTGATCGATCTCACCACGTCTCGTTTGCAGCTCTGGCGCGAGCATGCTTTTTGGGGCGGAGCGACGACCGATCCTTTTCTGAACCCGCCCGATGGGTGGGAGCTTCTACGGAATCGTCACATCCTGGAGCACGTGGAAGGGCGAAGTGATACTGGCGAAGAGGAGATGCTCTCCGTCAGTCACATCACTGGTGTTACTCCGCGTTCCATGAAGAACGTGACCATGTTCGAAGCGGAATCAACCGTCGGATACAGGCTAGTTGCAAAAGACGATCTGGTCATCAACACGATGTGGGCGTGGATGGGCGCCCTCGGCGTTTCCCGATATGAGGGACTAGTGAGCCCCTCGTACAACGTATACAGGTTCCGCGATCCAGATGCAGTCAACCCCATGTACTTTGATTGCATGTATCGAACGGCAGCCTATGTCAGCCTCATGAAGGCAAATTCACGCGGCATTTGGGAATCGCGCTTGAGGCTTTATCCAGAGGTATTTCTGCGGCTTACGTCGTTGGTGCCCTCCAAAGACGTACAGGAGCGACTAGTGAGCGAGAACCGTGAGCGAACGGCAGAAGCTGAAAGACTGATTGACAGGTGCAGCCAAGCGATCCAACTGCTGCAGGAGCGTCGTTCTGCGTTGGTTACTGCTGCGGTGACGGGGCAGATTGAGGTATAG